The region GGTTGCCCGAAAGTATGGGGTGACTCCGTCCACGGTGAATCAGTGGGTGAGGGATTACCGGGAAGCCCATGGAGAACAAGATCATCCGTACCCCCAGGAGCAGGTAGAGGAACTGAAGCGCCTGGTAGAGGTCGAGCAGAAATATGAGAAGGCGGTCAAGATGCTCGGTGAAAAGGAGTTAGAGATTGAGATTCTGCGTGAACTGCTAAAAAAGCCAACCCCTGCTTATCCGAAAAAATCGAGGTAGCCGAGATGTTCATTAAGCAGGGATATTCCGCAGCGTTGGTACTACGTCTCATCGGGCTCGCAGAGTCCACGTACTACGACCGTAAGAAACGCAAGTCACAGGATGCACAGGCCGTACTCCAGGGGCGCGGAAGACCCGTACCCGGCTACTCTCTGACCGAGTCTGGAGCGAAAATTAGCGACGAGGAAATCCAGGAATGGCTGCTGGAATTAATCGCTGGAGAAGAGCACGTGTACGGATACAAACTGCTGGCCAAGTGCTTGTGGAACCAGCACCGTTTAAAGCTCAATCACAAGAAAAGTTACCGGCTGTGTCAGGCGCTGGATATCCTGCAGCCGCAGCGTCACAAGCGTTTTAAGCATCCCCGGAAGCTGCCGGAGAACCGGGTCATTACCGGAGCAGGCCAGCTCTGGCAGATGGACATTAAGTACGGGTACGTGGCGGGCCGGGACCGGCATTTCTTTGTCCTGAGCATTATCGATGTGTTTACCCGTGTCATCGTCGGCTACCACCGCGGATCGTCGTGTGAGGCCAAGCACGCCTGCCAGACGCTGGGACGCGCCATGGAGCAACACTGCGCCCCTGGCAGCGTACGCCCGGTGATCCGCACCGACAACGGCCCACAGTTCGTCAGCCACCTGTTTGGCGACATGTGTGAAAGCTGGGAAATGACCCATGAACGCATTCCGCCTCGAACGCCGGATTTAAACGCTTTTATTGAATCGTTCCACAGTAATATTGACCGGGATTTGTTCCGCAAAGAGGCATTCGACACGTTCGAAGAGGCCTATGAAGCGGTGGACCGGTACATGGACTTTTACAACAACCGCAGAATGCATACGAGCCTTCGGAACATGCCGCCAGCTACGTTTGCGGAGTGGGTCCTGACCCAAGAAGACCGCTCCCGCTTCTTCTGGCCGAGAGAAAAAGCGAAATAAAGAGCATATCTACGATAAGTACTGATTTGATACGGAGGACTCCGGGATAAGGGGGTCGCACCGATGTAATCGGTTTTCCGACTACATTCCGCCTACGAACCCTCCCAGTGCCTAATGTAATCGGTTTTCCGACTACATTCCGCCTACGAACCATCCCAGTGCCCAATGTAATCGGTTTTTCGATTACATTCCGCCCACGAACCATCCCAGTGCCCGATGTAATCGGTTTTCCGACTACATTCCGCTCCGCAGCTCTATAATACTACCCCATCCCGCTTCAGCTGCTCCTGCAACTGCGGGATATCGAGCGCCTGCGGCTTCACCCCTGCGGCCGCCGCGAGCGCCGCTGCCGTCCCGGCCGCCTGGCCTGTGGCCATGCAGCTTGGCGTCAGGCGGGTCGTGGCCAACGCTTCGTGCGAGGTCGAGATGCATCTGCCTGCAGCCAGCAGATTGGACACATTGGCGGATAGCAGACAGCCGTACGGAATGTCGTAAGCGCCGTCTCCGGCAATGAAGGAAGCCGTTACCCCCTTGCCGGACGGATCGTGAATGTCGATCGGGTAGCCGCTGCGGGCAATGACATCACTGAACTTTCGGCCTTCTATGACATCTTCTTGGATCAGCTGGTAATAGCCTTTAATCCGCCGCGATTCGCGGATGCCGATCTGCGGTGCAACCGCTGAGATCGAGGCCCGTTCGAAGCCCGGAACGTCGCGCTTCAGAAACTCGGCCATGAGCAGCACCTGCTTGCGCCCCTCCTGCTCCGCCAAGGTCAGATCCTCCGCATTCGTTGCGTCCAGTCCCTGGACGCGGGTGCAGTTGATCAGCACCTCATCATCTGCCGGACCGGCAAAGAACAAGACCTGATCGCGGTTAATCGGCACCTCGGCCCGCTTCCATTGCGAGTAGAATCCGCTTACCCCGGTGAGCGGCAGGTCCGGCAGTTCAGCGATCGGCGTTTTGCTGTAGAACTCTTCGGGATGGCTGATCATATATGCTTTGACCTTGTGCAAATCAACGCCGCGCATTCTGAACTTCATCGTCATCGGCTGGGAACGGTTATCCCCCTCCCGGCCCTGCAGCGTTTCAGCCCCGGACAGCTTCGCTACATCGGCATCTCCGCTGCAATCCACGAAGATGCGCCCCGTTACAGGCGTACGCCCGGATTTATTGGTCACCACGACATGTTCAATTGCGCCGTCACTGACCAGCACCTCATCCACAAAGCTGTGCAGAAGCAGCTTCACCCCAGCTTCATGCAGCATATCTGTAGCTACCACTTGATAAATCTCAGGATGGTACGGCGTCAACGTATGCACGAAGCCTACCGTATCCCGGAGATGGCCCGGCGAACCACCGCTGGCCTGCAGCCGGTCTACGATTTCCTGGGCGATGCCCTTGATCACCTGCTCGCCGCTATCGGTGTGAAAGGTCATCCAAGGATAGACCATAGCAGCGGTGGACATCCCGCCCACGAACCCGTAACGTTCAATGAGCACGGTCTGTGCTCCCAGCCGTCCGGCGGCGATGGCCGCCGTGATTCCTGCCGGGCCGCCCCCCACGATAACGACATCTGCCTCTATTGCAGGATTCATATCATCTACTCCTTTTCGGTGTGTGCTATTCCTTCAGCCCTGTCATGGCTACGCCCTCGATGAACCGCTTCTGCGCCATGAAGAAGACGATCAGCAGCGGCACGGTTGCCATGACGGTGGCGCTCATCAGATAATGCCAGGAAGTGCCCACTTCATCTGTAAACAACGATAATCCCAGCGGCAAAGTCATCAGCTCACGCGTATTAATGAAAATAAGCGGGTCGAAGAACTCATTCCAGATGGACACGAACGTGAAGATCGTCAGTGTCGCCATGCCGGGACGGGCAATCGGCAGCATAATTGTCCAGTAAATGCGGAACCGGCTGCAGCCGTCGATCATCGCCGCCTCCTCAAGCTCCGTGGGTACAGTAATGAAGAATTGCCGCATGACGAAGATTCCGAACACGCCGCTTGCGCCGAAGATCGGCAGCAGAATCAGCGGCAGATGCGTATCAATCCAGCCCAGGTCACGCATGAACAGGAACATCGGGATCGCCGTCACTTCATGCGGAATCATCATGGCGCTGAGCAGCACCAGAAACACGGCATTTCTTCCGGTAAAGGGAATTTTGGCAAATGCATAACCAGCCAGCGAAGCGAAAAACACGGTTCCCGCCACGACGACAAACGAAATGTAGACGCTGTTAAAATAGAAGCGGTGAAACGGGATCAGCGTAAAGACATCCACATAATTCTGAAACTGGAATACCGGCGGAATCAGCTGCGGCGGGTAGGTGAAAATATCCTGCGGCCGTTTGAAGGAAGTGGACAGCATCCACAGGAACGGAACAAGCATAATCAGCGATACCGCCGTTAATGCGGCATACACTCCTGCTACTGACAGCCTTTTGCTGGTGTTAGGCGTCGCCTTCATTGAATACCCACCTCTTTCGCAGCTGCCACTGCAGCAGAGTCAAGATCAACACGACAAAGAACAACACAAATGCCAGCGCCGAAGCGTAGCCCATCTGGAACAGCTTGAACGCTTTTTCCCAGATGTAATAGACCAGCACCTTGGTGCTGTTACTCGGTCCGCCCTGGGTCATGACATAGATCTGGCCGAACACCTTCAGCGAGCCGATTACGGTCATCACCACGGTCAGAAATACGGTGGGCGTAATCATAGGCAGGGTCACGTTGAAAAAGGTTTTGGTCTTGCCTGCCCCGTCCAGCTCAGCTGCCTCGTACAATGAACGCGATACCTGCTGGATCGCAGCGATGAAGAGCACCATGTTCAGCCCCACGTTCTTTAGCACACTTGTCACAATAACGGCTGGCATCGCCAGCCTCTCGTCATACAACCAGGCGGCCCCTTTAATGTTGAACAGCATCAGCAGCTGATTGATCAGCCCGGAATCGGTGGCGAACATATACTTCCAGACGATGGACCATACGATCAGCGAAGTCATCACGGGAACGAAGATCGCGGTGCGGAAGACGCCGATGCCCTTCAAGCTTCTGGATAACAGCAGCGCCAGCATCAGAGCCAGCACAATGTTAAACGGCACCAGACCCAGCGTGAAATAAGCCGTGTTGCCGAAGACCTTCCAGAACAGCGGGTCCACCGCAATATCCTTGTAATTATCCAGACCGACGAACCGGTGCTCACCAAGCAGCGGCCAGTCATTTAGGCTCATATAGAGCGCTTTCCCCATCGGAAATAACAATAATAACGTGAAACCAAGCAGCATTGGCGATATAAAAAGCCATCCGGTCACCTGTGCCTCGCGGGCAAGCGGACCCTTGTTTCGTCTCTTGACCTTTCTGTTCATGCCGGAATTCACCGCCCCCCTAGCTCAATTTGTCTATTGCACCACGGAACGAGCTAACCGCACGCCGCAGCTCATCTTCTGTCTTGCCCGTCACCACCGCACCTAACATGATCGCCTTCACTCCGGCACGCTGCAAGGCAGGAACATCTCCCTCTACCAGCTTGCGCTGGGAAGGCACCAGCACGGGAAGACCGGAATGGTCAGCCAGATACCGGTATTTCAGCAGGTCTGCGAAGCTGAGGGCCGTACCGTATTCGCTGCCAGGCACAATGGAAGCTTCAAGCGCCGTGATCCCGAATTGCGCCCCCGCCTGAACCTGACTGAGATCATAGGTGTCATTAATGGCAAAGGTCCGGTCCAATCCATGGTCCTCCAGCATAAAGGATGGCAG is a window of Paenibacillus sp. FSL H3-0469 DNA encoding:
- a CDS encoding helix-turn-helix domain-containing protein codes for the protein MGHLTGTREKAAQEVLSGIKAAVVARKYGVTPSTVNQWVRDYREAHGEQDHPYPQEQVEELKRLVEVEQKYEKAVKMLGEKELEIEILRELLKKPTPAYPKKSR
- a CDS encoding IS3 family transposase; amino-acid sequence: MFIKQGYSAALVLRLIGLAESTYYDRKKRKSQDAQAVLQGRGRPVPGYSLTESGAKISDEEIQEWLLELIAGEEHVYGYKLLAKCLWNQHRLKLNHKKSYRLCQALDILQPQRHKRFKHPRKLPENRVITGAGQLWQMDIKYGYVAGRDRHFFVLSIIDVFTRVIVGYHRGSSCEAKHACQTLGRAMEQHCAPGSVRPVIRTDNGPQFVSHLFGDMCESWEMTHERIPPRTPDLNAFIESFHSNIDRDLFRKEAFDTFEEAYEAVDRYMDFYNNRRMHTSLRNMPPATFAEWVLTQEDRSRFFWPREKAK
- a CDS encoding carbohydrate ABC transporter permease: MKATPNTSKRLSVAGVYAALTAVSLIMLVPFLWMLSTSFKRPQDIFTYPPQLIPPVFQFQNYVDVFTLIPFHRFYFNSVYISFVVVAGTVFFASLAGYAFAKIPFTGRNAVFLVLLSAMMIPHEVTAIPMFLFMRDLGWIDTHLPLILLPIFGASGVFGIFVMRQFFITVPTELEEAAMIDGCSRFRIYWTIMLPIARPGMATLTIFTFVSIWNEFFDPLIFINTRELMTLPLGLSLFTDEVGTSWHYLMSATVMATVPLLIVFFMAQKRFIEGVAMTGLKE
- a CDS encoding sugar ABC transporter permease, yielding MNRKVKRRNKGPLAREAQVTGWLFISPMLLGFTLLLLFPMGKALYMSLNDWPLLGEHRFVGLDNYKDIAVDPLFWKVFGNTAYFTLGLVPFNIVLALMLALLLSRSLKGIGVFRTAIFVPVMTSLIVWSIVWKYMFATDSGLINQLLMLFNIKGAAWLYDERLAMPAVIVTSVLKNVGLNMVLFIAAIQQVSRSLYEAAELDGAGKTKTFFNVTLPMITPTVFLTVVMTVIGSLKVFGQIYVMTQGGPSNSTKVLVYYIWEKAFKLFQMGYASALAFVLFFVVLILTLLQWQLRKRWVFNEGDA